The segment CCTTGATTGTCTGTATAGAATGGTCATATACCTCCCTGTCAACAGGATATGGGAAGCCGTCCTTTCCCCCATGGGCAAAGCTATACTTAACGGGATCTTCCCAGCTTGCCTTCTTACCATATACCAGGTCACTGATTAGTGCAAGTGCCCTTATCTTCTTTGGCCCGATTCCCTTGAGGGATATCAGTTCCCTGTAATTGTCGGGCTGTACTTCATAAGCATTCTTGAGTACTTCAAATTCCCTATCGGATAAGTCCATATCCAGTACTGGATGATGTGAGGGCATGGTAAAGTTCGGTTGATTGTTAAATGAAGTGGGATCATCATCCGTAGAGTCAAGGTTGAAGTAGTCGCTTAATAATGTCTGTTTAGGATCCTTTCTTTTAAAGTATGTTCGTAGATGTTCAGGGTTATCGTTTATCAAGTCAACGCTTATGTCCCTAGCCTCCCTACTATCCTTGCTTGACATGTCCAATGTATCCGGTTCTTTCTTGTCACATTCAATCGCAGTGTGCGGACTTGAGAGGAATTCGTCCAAATCCGTGCTCATCCAATGATAACGGCGTGCATACTTGTTGTCCAGGTTCATACCCTGCTGGACTACGGCCCAACTGCCCTCCTCCGTTAAGAAGAAGTTATGCTGATATAATGTGTACTTATCCTGTATGCAGGAGTTATCAATCTTTGCAGATAGCTTTGATGACCTGACCAAGTAATCTGTTGTCTTATCAGATAAGTTAAATTCATCCCCCATCCTGAGCAGTTGTCCGGGAGTTTTCAGTGAATTTTTACCCTTACCACCTAGAACCGCTATGCCATGTTCTTCGGCATTCAGGCTTGCACGCAATGCACCGCATGTTGTAGTGGTTGTACCCGAGGAGTGCCAGTCAAATCCTATAACACATGAGAATGCCTGAAACCAGTATGGATTGGATATTCTGTTTAAAAATTCCTCATGTCCATACTCCTCCAGTATGACCTCCGTAATGGCCCCCGATAACTTTACCATCCTATGCCATAGCCACCGCGGTGTATGATCGGTATGTAACGGCAGATTCACAAAACCTTTTCTTTGCATATATTATGTTATAACCTTTAAGTAATATAAATGTGAAGCGGGATTGATAAGTACTGGAGTACCATTTAATTAATTACGAAAGTATTTAAATAGTATCATGAACAAAATTATAGAATACTTTATTTAGTATATTTACATATATAATATACAGTGGAATATATATGATTGAATTTGTTAATTTGAGTAAATAGGGAGGTTAGTATGAATACTAAATTAATATTAGCAATAGCAATCGTTGCATTAGTAGGAGTGGTTGCTGCAACATATCAAATAAATAATACAAATAATTTAACCAATTCATATACGGATGTTGAACCTGAATTACAGGTTGAAGCCGGTGCTAGTGATAGTGTAGATTCTGTTATCGGTGCTGACTCAGCAAATAGTGCTAGTTCAAATAAGAATAAGCAAACTGCAAAAAAAAGTTCTTATAAAAGCAGTTCTAAACAGAACAATAAGGTATCTTCAACAAGAAATGGAGGTTCATCCTCAAGTGGTTCCTCAACCGGCACATCAACTGCATCAACCGGTGGTTCCGGCCAGAATGCAGGTAGTCAATCTACGATAGATGCTTATAGTGTTGCCCGTAGTGCAGGTATTCAAATGGG is part of the Methanosphaera sp. BMS genome and harbors:
- a CDS encoding DUF763 domain-containing protein, with product MQRKGFVNLPLHTDHTPRWLWHRMVKLSGAITEVILEEYGHEEFLNRISNPYWFQAFSCVIGFDWHSSGTTTTTCGALRASLNAEEHGIAVLGGKGKNSLKTPGQLLRMGDEFNLSDKTTDYLVRSSKLSAKIDNSCIQDKYTLYQHNFFLTEEGSWAVVQQGMNLDNKYARRYHWMSTDLDEFLSSPHTAIECDKKEPDTLDMSSKDSREARDISVDLINDNPEHLRTYFKRKDPKQTLLSDYFNLDSTDDDPTSFNNQPNFTMPSHHPVLDMDLSDREFEVLKNAYEVQPDNYRELISLKGIGPKKIRALALISDLVYGKKASWEDPVKYSFAHGGKDGFPYPVDREVYDHSIQTIKDSLEQAKLDNKEKHDAIKRLTKYIQ